A region from the Aegilops tauschii subsp. strangulata cultivar AL8/78 chromosome 5, Aet v6.0, whole genome shotgun sequence genome encodes:
- the LOC109733650 gene encoding aquaporin PIP2-5, translating to MPMAPAQGKLSPEAIDNEVISNGSAKDYLDPPPAPLVDAGELGKWSLYRAVIAEFTATLLLVYVAVATVVGHKRQTDAQACSGAGVLGIAWAFGGTIAVLVYCTAGISGGHINPAVTFGLLLARKVSLPRAFLYMVAQCVGAICGAALVRAVHGGHHYTLYGGGANELAPGYSRTAGLIAEIAGTFVLVYTVFSATDPKRIARDPHVPVLAPLLIGFAVLMAHLATIPVTGTGINPARSFGAAVVYNGGKAWDDQWIFWVGPFIGAAVAMVYHQYILRNSSIFRSNYDAAV from the coding sequence ATGCCTATGGCACCAGCACAAGGCAAGCTGAGTCCGGAGGCCATCGACAACGAAGTCATCAGCAACGGCAGCGCCAAGGACTACCTGGACCCTCCTCCAGCGCCGCTGGTGGACGCCGGCGAGCTGGGTAAGTGGTCTCTGTACCGTGCCGTCATCGCCGAGTTCACGGCCACGCTGCTCTTGGTCTACGTCGCCGTCGCCACCGTGGTCGGCCACAAGCGCCAGACGGACGCCCAAGCGTGCAGCGGCGCCGGCGTGCTGGGTATCGCGTGGGCCTTCGGCGGCACGATCGCCGTCCTCGTGTACTGCACCGCCGGCATCTCCGGCGGCCACATCAACCCCGCGGTGACGTTCGGCCTCCTCCTGGCGCGCAAGGTCTCCCTTCCCAGGGCCTTCCTGTACATGGTGGCGCAGTGCGTGGGCGCCATCTGCGGCGCGGCGCTGGTGAGGGCCGTGCACGGCGGTCACCACTACACGCTCTACGGCGGCGGCGCTAACGAGCTCGCGCCGGGATACTCCAGGACGGCGGGGCTCATCGCCGAGATCGCCGGCACCTTCGTGCTCGTGTACACCGTGTTCTCGGCGACCGACCCGAAGCGCATCGCCCGGGACCCGCACGTCCCGGTGCTGGCGCCGCTGCTTATCGGATTCGCCGTGCTCATGGCGCACCTTGCCACTATCCCCGTCACCGGTACCGGCATCAACCCAGCGAGGAGCTTTGGTGCCGCCGTGGTGTACAACGGTGGGAAGGCTTGGGATGACCAGTGGATCTTCTGGGTTGGCCCGTTCATCGGCGCCGCCGTGGCCATGGTGTACCACCAGTACATCCTTAGGAACAGCTCCATCTTCCGGTCCAACTACGATGCCGCCGTCTAG